From Xiphophorus maculatus strain JP 163 A chromosome 12, X_maculatus-5.0-male, whole genome shotgun sequence, the proteins below share one genomic window:
- the LOC106700491 gene encoding thyroid adenoma-associated protein homolog isoform X1: MSFENLIKSLQDCFITEDSTPGNGCQTLQLFVDKLSESSRSSVKRSKERSLEEAAQLLRQIPEAQLRGLEEEHLLLLVRLLLSLQLEMVSISTACRKVDQMLQHLAAKVDHKLVYKETLHSFNAIVHSDQVLSLEDLQRACMYLEDSVVGREVWRESFMPMLQRVSESLPAVLQEESQRDGLICYITAKVCLQAFQLLPNEVAPLVWEENHSKEAVQRILQALIDILGQCCNRDTRLLAGTAVAMLINTASESTAAGAAAWNLLQASHPQPCQLTVGVLQVTCDPVGKDRVDRLAVSRGLLTCCRPHILLSPSHDTTQACLLLEGLFPLVYALCEEKQDCHYFAFEVLTMWLKRVKECVTDLWRMTGSRLLPDDSKLLQQLTHIIWTNAESPVEGVPEFASSAFTLLLNLYALDSEQFCDTSKTFYFTLLERLLKLPWEAKAKYHRLCALLPHVGAELVLDQYTEVSRHLLNCLSTNHLSPCGSEFYKCLIQQQRRELPVSLTEVDLAGRWANSWQPLLLEALTSEVTLLQTNSSTHLLPCTLKVFPSAAHHLLASLNPQKPGHLHAWACVLSSYRAISGCSPWALHGSSTFKTLQLALGSADDKVRLAALNLLCCSPKTRDVPSAEEITILKEFIPQNLNCESSPFRQHLQAAVRRFLVRIRDGCLAHIRGVKGKKKEDVSHENRKDVLEQGIGFVEWLGELPYSFLSPGHSYQRKKTVLLLLSAVLETCTDTWSPDKKKGQPPANIGLLIDCARQRGQWDFFCRTKQLLLISCLEDSTNEIRELSAGLLLRFFPPSFPADIAEVLETRSMQLLRSPRVQEAQMGALMMKMLLQKSGHRCSLSCTANAGRNLCVVRVLLKELEEHHLTAKADMMLSARTKPIHGVLCALQRCLLEAADDIYTTLDHSLMTKLLDLLENISLLLLAVLHGDCEARVSEKYAPPSFCDMGNAISSLISQQSGGGQTDEEECVLLSEEHSLVLTCCWVSLKETGILLGSLVEKVLKESKKHSACLLTKRDLMRASDVFKDILLKCRHWGAVEGCGLGFTKFCTSLLNSSDSDLKDIPAQMLKDGLQVVQCPGSTSVTRRAAGLPMLILCILSSEEISKARPLLALSMQTLLDTARRPLDENWDQTLDLPQVCAVHTLQALVRGAGLGAAVLQFAPAVAVLSLTLLRSPCWAMRNAALQLYSSLCSRMLGQRSSSVEAGPTQHSMSPAAFFFHYPTLQAVLLGELRGAAQHLHRPTAGAKLHLQPSLYPILTLLAHLQPGVQDSPETLLDFLPPLLQLSASPIYSVRVMASKALVAMTPPSGYFDLLLKLTSQLPGPQESCNHNRLHGQLLQMKALLDRALCSDSVCVYSVLSDDLREVVNRIHSSMWLGTTAQCCPLVRAAYLSVAGSLRRYSCETFLLQLSDRLMHDLHAPQQILQVGLSSFHQQAFHFLCADPKWACQTWESFSEASPELRLSLVTWLLDSQDWQQIDLKEVIQRVLQSNLKEALLGDSVDYRTTYLTALVSVMTGGGSALPQPLSDSELCLSECLHLLLQDLEIQKGGPEYLSQALHAASLLLSHVSDFRFYTVFFCVTCHVLILDFHININSSNFDFYLISLKTSMLQRWCSILECQRAPEAPEVLRIVCSEALCAAGLPLINNLRDHSSLPAIMMRLINTGLYLLQDQSQEVRQKAACFASLLHHSRRGNNQRSVCIMQINQALLLLLDLLLQECWDTPGALEVLLSHLAQTDLRSVLREASPTRGSCSLYEQDEANVFAEPSVMSAHMLPYLLQMAEKSSQSSALAQTLTAWAEKNTAQVLDNLTDCEQLLPAETLSPSWLALLVDPRFHCALGGLFARAVFLLHLLKTSACTQHHCDPLSMQMRLQTVCTLLTQNGVHFTPALAATVSAEEARL; this comes from the exons ATGTCGTTTGAAAACCTGATAAAAAGTCTTCAGGACTGCTTCATCACTGAAGATTCAACACCTGGAAATGGCTGCCAGACCCTCCAGCTATTTGTCGATAAACTGTCTGAATCCTCCAG GAGCAGCGTTAAAAGGAGCAAGGAGCGCAGTTTGGAGGAGGCAGCCCAGCTGCTGAGACAGATCCCAGAGGCACAGCTCCGTGGTTTGGAGGAAGAGCACCTCCTGCTTCTGGTCAGACTCCTCTTATCCCTGCAGCTGGAGATGGTCAGCATCTCTACAGCCTGTCGTAAGGTGGACCAG ATGCTGCAGCATTTGGCAGCAAAGGTGGACCACAAACTGGTCTATAAGGAGACTCTCCACAGTTTTAATGCCATAGTCCACAGTGATCAG GTTCTCTCGTTGGAGGATTTGCAGAGAG CATGCATGTACCTGGAGGACAGCGTAGTTGGTCGAGAGGTTTGGCGAGAATCCTTCATGCCAATGCTGCAGAGAGtatctgaatctcttcctgctGTGCTACAGGAAGAATCTCAGAGAGATGGGCTGATCTGTTATATTACTGCCAAG GTGTGTCTTCAAGCGTTTCAGCTGTTGCCCAACGAAGTTGCTCCTCTGGTGTGGGAGGAAAACCACAGCAAAGAAGCAGTGCAGAGGATTCTGCAGGCTCTTATTGACATACTTGGACAG TGCTGCAACAGGGACACGCGTCTTTTGGCGGGCACAGCGGTGGCGATGCTGATCAACACTGCATCCGAGAGTACAGCCGCTGGAGCTGCAGCCTGGAATCTGCTGCAGGCCTCTCATCCAC AGCCCTGCCAGCTGACTGTGGGGGTCCTGCAGGTGACATGTGACCCTGTAGGGAAGGACAGAGTGGACCGGCTGGCTGTGAGCAGAGGCCTCCTCACCTGCTGTCGACCTCACATCTTACTAAGTCCAAGCCACGACACCACACAG GCCTGTTTGCTGCTGGAAGGTTTGTTTCCTCTTGTTTATGCATTGTGTGAGGAGAAGCAGGATTGTCACTACTTTGCCTTTGAGG TGTTAACAATGTGGCTGAAGAGAGTGAAGGAATGTGTGACGGATCTGTGGAGGATGACCGGCTCCCGTCTCCTGCCCGACGACAGCAAGCTCCTGCAGCAGCTTACACACATTATCTGGACCAATGCAGAAAGCCCA GTGGAAGGGGTGCCTGAGTTTGCGAGCAGTGCCTTTACTCTGTTGCTGAACCTTTATGCCTTGGACTCTGAGCAGTTTTGTGACACCAgcaagactttttattttaccctGCTTGAACGATTATTGAAACTGCCCTGGGAGGCCAAAGCCAAATACCATCGCCTTTGTGCTCTGCTGCCTCATGTGGGAGCTGAGCTG GTGCTGGATCAATACACTGAAGTATCTCGCCATCTCCTGAACTGCCTATCGACCAATCACCTGTCCCCGTGTGGCTCAGAGTTTTATAAGTGTCtgatccagcagcagaggcGAGAGCTTCCTGTCTCACTCACTGAAGTGGACCTGGCCGGGCGCTGGGCGAACAGCTGGCAGCCTCTCCTCCTGGAGGCTCTGACATCTGAAGTGACTCTCCTACAGACCAACAGCTCAACACATTTACTGCCCTGCACCCTCAAGGTTTTTCCCTCGGCCGCGCATCACCTGCTGGCCTCCCTGAACCCTCAAAAGCCAGGCCACCTGCACGCCTGGGCGTGCGTCCTGAGCTCCTACCGAGCCATCAGCGGCTGTTCTCCCTGGGCTCTGCATGGGAGCTCCACCTTTAAAACCCTGCAGCTGGCTCTCGGGTCTGCAGACGACAAAGTGCGTCTGGCTGCCCTCAACTTGCTCTGCTGCAGCCCAAAGACCAGAGATGTCCCCTCTGCAGAGGAGATCACGATACTGAAGGAGTTTATCCCCCAGAATCTGAATTGCGAGTCCTCACCTTTTCGGCAGCACCTTCAGGCTGCGGTGAGAAGGTTTCTGGTTCGTATCAGAGATGGCTGCTTGGCACACATCAGAGGAGTCAAgggcaaaaagaaagaagatgtCAGCCATGAAAACAGAAAGGATGTTCTGGAGCAAGGGATTg GTTTTGTGGAGTGGTTAGGCGAGCTTCCATACAGCTTTCTGTCACCTGGACACAGCTATCAGAGGAAGAAGACggtgctgttgttgttgtctgcagTCCTGGAGACGTGCACAGATACCTGGAGCCCCGACAAAAAGAAGGGACAGCCACCGG CAAATATAGGACTTCTTATTGACTGTGCCAGACAGAGAGGACAGTGGGATTTCTTCTGCAGAACCAAGCAGCTGCTTCTTATCAGTTGTCTAGAGGATTCTACAAATGAG ATCCGGGAGCTCTCGGCTGGCTTGTTGTTGAGATTTTTCCCTCCCAGTTTCCCTGCTGATATCGCGGAAGTCCTGGAGACGAGGAGTATGCAGCTTCTGCGCAGCCCACGGGTGCAGGAGGCTCAGATGGGAGCGCTCATGATGAAGATGCTCCTCCAAAA ATCAGGACATCGGTGCAGCCTGAGCTGTACTGCCAACGCTGGAAGGAACCTGTGTGTAGTCAGAGTCCTGCTGAAGGAGCTAGAGGAGCATCATCTGACAGCCAAAGCAGACATGATGCTCTCTGCCAGAACCAAGCCTATACACG GAGTGTTGTGTGCTCTTCAGAGGTGTTTGCTTGAAGCAGCTGATGATATCTATACCACACTTGACCACAGTCTGATGACCAAGTTGTTGGATCTGCTGGAGAAtatttctctgctgctgcttgcgGTTCTGCATGGAGATTGTGAGGCTCGTgtctctgaaaaat ATGCTCCCCCGTCCTTTTGTGACATGGGAAACGCCATCAGCTCTCTGATATCCCAACAGTCTGGAGGTGGCCAAACAGACGAGGAGGAGTGTGTCCTGCTGTCTGAAGAGCACAGCCTTGTTCTCACCTGCTGCTGGGTCTCTCTAAAG GAAACGGGAATACTTTTAGGTTCGTTGGTGGAGAAAGTTCTGAAAGAATCCAAGAAACATTCTGCGTGTCTTCTAACTAAACGGGATTTAATGAGGGCGTCAGACGTATTCAAGGATATTCTTCTAAAATGCCGCCACTGG GGGGCAGTAGAGGGCTGCGGTTTAGGCTTCACAAAGTTCTGTACGTCTCTTCTGAACAGCAGTGATTCAGACCTCAAGGATATTCCTGCCCAAATGCTGAAAGAT GGACTGCAGGTTGTTCAGTGCCCTGGCTCTACGTCTGTGACCCGACGGGCTGCAGGGCTGCCCATGCTGATCCTGTGCATTCTCTCATCAGAGGAGATCAGTAAGGCGAGGCCGCTGTTAGCTCTCAGTATGCAAACCCTGCTGGACACCGCCAGACGTCCCCTCGATGAGAACTGGGACCAAACCCTGGACCTCCCACAG GTATGTGCGGTTCACACTCTGCAGGCGTTGGTGCGTGGCGCAGGTTTGGGGGCAGCTGTTCTTCAGTTTGCTCCTGCTGTAGCCGTCTTGTCTCTGACTCTGCTCCGATCTCCATGCTGGGCCATGAGGAATGCTGCACTGCAACTTTACA GCTCTCTTTGCTCTCGAATGCTTGGCCAGCGGTCCAGCAGTGTAGAGGCTGGCCCCACGCAACACAGCATGTCCCCTGCTGCCTTCTTCTTTCACTACCCTACGCTTCAAGCTGTCCTCCTGGGCGAGCTGAGAGGGGCGGCGCAACACCTCCATAGGCCAACCGCTGGGGCCAAGTTGCATCTGCAGCCCTCACTCTACCCGATCCTAACTCTGCTGGCCCACCTCCAGCCTGGCGTTCAAGACTCACCAGA AACGTTGTTGGACTTCCTGCCTCCGTTACTCCAGCTATCTGCCAGTCCCATTTATAGTGTCAGAGTAATGGCCTCCAAAGCTCTGGTTGCCATGACACCTCCTTCAGGGTACTTTGACCTCCTCCTAAAGCTGACCTCTCAGCTCCCTGGTCCGCAGGAGTCCTGCAACCACAACCGGCTCCATGGCCAGCTGCTACAGATGAAGGCCTTACTGGACCGAGCTCTCTGCTCAGACAG TGTTTGTGTCTATAGTGTCCTTTCTGACGACCTCCGTGAAGTGGTGAACAGGATCCATTCTTCAATGTGGCTGGGGACCACGGCTCAGTGCTGCCCCCTGGTGAGAGCAGCGTACCTCAGTGTGGCTGGCTCCCTGAGAAGATATTCCTGCGAGACTTTCCTGTTGCAGCTCAGTGACAGACTTATGCATGATCTTCATGCGCCTCAGCAGATTCTTCAG GTTGGCTTGTCATCGTTCCATCAGCAAGCCTTTCACTTCCTCTGTGCAGATCCAAAGTGGGCTTGTCAAACTTGGGAGAGTTTTTCTGAAGCCTCCCCTGAGCTGAGGCTCTCGCTGGTCACTTGGTTGCTGGACAGCCAGGACTGGCAGCAAATCGACTTGAAAGAAGTGATCCAGAGGGTGTTGCAG TCAAACTTGAAGGAGGCTTTGTTGGGCGACAGCGTGGATTACCGCACCACATACCTCACGGCTCTGGTTTCTGTGATGACCGGTGGTGGCTCTGCTTTGCCTCAGCCGCTTTCCGACTCAGAACTTTGTTTGTCCGAGTGTTTGCATTTATTACTTCAAGACCTAGAAATCCAGAAAGGTGGACCAGAGTACCTCTCTCAAGCTCTACATGCTGCTAGCCTGCTGCTTTCCCATGTGTCAGATTTCAGGttttacacagtttttttttgtgttacatGTCATGTCCTTATTTTAGACTTCCATATTAACATAAATTCCTCTAACTTTGACTTTTATCTAATAAGCCTGAAGACATCTATGCTTCAGCGTTGGTGCAGTATCCTGGAGTGTCAGCGGGCTCCAGAGGCCCCAGAAGTCCTCAGGATAGTGTGCAGTGAAGCTCTATGTGCAGCTGGACTCCCGCTCATCAACAACCTCAGAGATCACAGCTCTCTCCCTGCCATCATGATGAG GTTGATCAACACAGGCCTGTACCTGCTACAGGACCAAAGCCAGGAGGTGAGGCAGAAAGCTGCCTGTTTTGCCTCTTTGCTGCATCATTCAAGACGAGGTAACAACCAGAGGAGTGTCTGCATTATGCAGATCAACCaagctctgctgctcctcttggacctgctgctgcaggaatgcTGGGATACTCCTGGTGCGCTGGAGGTGCTGCTGTCCCACCTAGCTCAGACTGACCTCAGATCAGTGCTGAGAGAAGCCTCACCAACAAGAGG GAGTTGCAGTCTGTATGAGCAGGATGAGGCCAATGTGTTTGCAGAACCCTCCGTCATGTCTGCACACATGCTGCCCTACCTGCTGCAGATGGCTGAGAAATCGTCTCAATCCTCTGCTCTGGCACAGACTCTGACTGCATGGGCAGAGAAGAATACTGCCCAGGTGCTGGATAACCTCACAGACTGTGAACAGCTCCTGCCAG ctgAAACATTGTCTCCGTCTTGGTTGGCTCTCCTTGTGGATCCCCGTTTCCACTGCGCCCTGGGGGGCCTCTTCGCCAGAGCTGTCTTTCTTCTTCATCTGCTGAAAACCTCTGCTTGCACTCAGCATCACTGTGATCCTTTAAGCATGCAGATGCGTTTGCAGACAGTTTGCACTCTTCTCACTCAGAATGGTGTTCATTTTACACCTGCCTTAGCAGCTACTGTGTCTGCGGAAGAGGCACGACTGTGA